A single uncultured Acetobacterium sp. DNA region contains:
- a CDS encoding TetR/AcrR family transcriptional regulator, which translates to MRKMTKGEMTKERIYKSAKELFYNQGYNATTIQQIADHSDTTLGSMTYHFATKDTFVARIFDDYLVDINESLRDKLIGYKPINSFERHFYLTMVWYHHLLSDRNVKNFYYEISRNDSLYPFLHGKISDIYHDFVTDYDLRIRPIEFDALLIADFGARRELTRGFCEDKIKMPVEDFSILIISNTARCWGIPQKAIYRVGYEALLFFRNHDFSEIKLLI; encoded by the coding sequence ATGCGAAAAATGACTAAAGGCGAAATGACAAAGGAACGTATCTATAAAAGTGCCAAAGAACTCTTTTATAATCAGGGTTATAATGCCACTACGATCCAACAGATCGCCGATCATTCAGATACAACCTTAGGTTCGATGACCTATCATTTTGCTACGAAAGACACCTTTGTCGCCCGAATCTTTGATGATTATCTTGTGGATATCAATGAATCTCTCCGCGACAAGCTTATTGGTTATAAGCCGATCAATTCATTTGAGCGGCATTTTTATTTAACAATGGTCTGGTATCATCATTTACTCAGTGACCGTAACGTTAAAAATTTCTATTATGAGATTTCCCGAAATGATTCGCTCTATCCGTTCTTACACGGAAAAATCAGTGATATCTATCATGATTTTGTCACGGATTACGATCTGCGGATCCGCCCGATCGAATTTGATGCACTTCTTATTGCCGATTTCGGGGCTCGCCGGGAACTCACCCGAGGCTTTTGTGAAGATAAAATCAAAATGCCGGTGGAAGATTTTTCAATTTTGATTATTTCTAACACAGCCCGCTGTTGGGGTATTCCTCAAAAAGCAATTTACCGTGTCGGGTATGAAGCACTGCTATTTTTTCGCAATCATGATTTTTCGGAGATCAAGCTTCTCATCTAA
- a CDS encoding MFS transporter — MNKFSISEVMDSLGVNKFTWKIFFLLGLAMVFDGYDYMIVSYTMPQIAAEWGLSAVAKGSLSSWSLIGLILGGALAGIISDKIGRRKTLMFAIGMYSLMNIPIYFSSSFEMFALFRVLAGIGLGACIPVVTTTYSESTPTNKRAIFITFGMAWMIVGWVLAGLVATAIVPIFGWRLCYLIGGIPLVYAIFLYFKMPESAYWLANKGYREKAVKALRNIEQIATGKMTDWDSAALIVPPKPKQAGPKALFSKQYIRITAAIWIMYFCGCFIVYGINAWLPSLMLEKGLTLTSAYGLAIAQNAAAIIANASTGFVAEAVGRKKNLILSFAVAAVSVIVMATVGGGFGAILGACIFLGFSVNYSITAIQPLMAEAYPTEFRNTGVSWCHAFGRIGGASAPIVAGIIIGMGQGYAVSFMFYVIPAVIGLLAAVFLVKKETKGKSLDELAEASN; from the coding sequence GTGAATAAGTTTAGTATATCCGAAGTAATGGATTCCCTGGGTGTTAACAAGTTTACCTGGAAAATATTCTTCCTGTTAGGATTAGCGATGGTATTTGATGGCTATGATTATATGATTGTATCCTATACGATGCCCCAGATCGCCGCGGAGTGGGGGTTAAGTGCCGTTGCTAAAGGAAGTTTGTCGTCCTGGAGCCTGATTGGCCTGATTCTGGGCGGTGCCTTGGCCGGAATAATCTCTGACAAAATCGGCCGACGAAAAACCCTGATGTTTGCGATTGGAATGTATTCGCTAATGAATATTCCGATATATTTTTCCAGTAGCTTTGAGATGTTTGCATTGTTTAGAGTATTGGCAGGGATTGGGTTGGGTGCCTGTATCCCGGTGGTCACCACAACCTATTCCGAATCCACCCCAACAAACAAGCGGGCAATCTTTATTACCTTCGGGATGGCCTGGATGATCGTCGGTTGGGTGCTGGCGGGTCTTGTTGCCACTGCCATTGTACCAATATTTGGGTGGCGGCTGTGTTACCTGATTGGCGGAATTCCGCTGGTTTATGCAATCTTCCTGTACTTTAAAATGCCGGAATCCGCCTATTGGCTGGCCAATAAAGGCTACCGGGAAAAAGCCGTCAAAGCCCTGCGAAACATCGAACAGATCGCAACCGGTAAAATGACCGATTGGGATTCGGCTGCTCTAATCGTTCCACCAAAGCCAAAGCAAGCCGGTCCCAAAGCGCTTTTCTCCAAGCAATATATTCGCATTACTGCGGCGATCTGGATCATGTATTTCTGCGGCTGTTTTATTGTTTATGGGATCAATGCCTGGCTGCCATCATTGATGCTGGAAAAGGGCTTAACCTTGACTTCGGCGTATGGACTGGCGATTGCCCAGAATGCCGCAGCAATTATCGCCAATGCTTCAACCGGATTTGTTGCTGAAGCCGTCGGCCGGAAAAAGAATCTGATCTTATCCTTTGCGGTAGCGGCCGTTTCAGTAATTGTTATGGCGACTGTTGGGGGCGGTTTTGGGGCGATCCTGGGCGCCTGTATTTTTCTGGGATTTTCCGTCAACTATTCCATCACCGCGATACAACCGCTGATGGCTGAAGCCTATCCGACTGAGTTTAGAAATACTGGGGTATCCTGGTGTCATGCCTTTGGCCGCATCGGCGGCGCCAGTGCCCCGATTGTTGCCGGGATCATCATTGGCATGGGACAGGGTTATGCCGTGTCATTTATGTTTTATGTGATTCCGGCTGTGATCGGTTTATTGGCGGCGGTATTCTTGGTCAAAAAAGAAACCAAAGGAAAATCGCTGGATGAATTGGCCGAAGCGAGTAATTAA
- the tuf gene encoding elongation factor Tu: protein MAKSKFERNKPHVNVGTIGHVDHGKTTLTAAITSVLNKRFGTGEAVAFENIDKAPEERERGITISTAHVEYETAARHYAHVDCPGHADYVKNMITGAAQMDGAILVVSAADGPMPQTREHILLSRQVGVPYIVVFLNKVDMVDDEELLELVEMEVRELLDEYDFPGDDTPIVAGSALRALEDPDGPWGDKIVELMTAVDTWIPDPVRDTDKPFLMPVEDVFSITGRGTVATGRIERGIVKVGEEVEIVGIHDVRKTVVTGIEMFRKLLDEGRSGDNVGALLRGVDRTQIERGQVLAKPGSIKPHTHYQSEVYVLTKEEGGRHTPFFDGYRPQFYFRTTDVTGIIKLPEGVEMVMPGDNVQMEITLITPIAIEEGLRFAIREGGRTVGSGVVAKMLADA, encoded by the coding sequence ATGGCAAAGTCAAAATTTGAAAGAAATAAGCCCCACGTAAATGTTGGAACAATTGGTCACGTCGATCATGGTAAAACAACATTAACAGCGGCAATCACATCTGTATTAAATAAACGATTTGGAACCGGGGAAGCCGTAGCATTCGAAAATATCGATAAAGCCCCAGAAGAAAGAGAACGTGGAATCACTATTTCCACTGCTCACGTTGAATATGAAACTGCCGCTCGTCACTATGCTCACGTTGACTGCCCGGGCCATGCCGATTATGTTAAGAACATGATCACCGGTGCTGCGCAAATGGATGGCGCGATCCTGGTTGTTAGTGCTGCTGATGGTCCAATGCCACAGACCCGTGAACATATCCTGTTAAGCCGTCAGGTAGGTGTACCATACATCGTTGTTTTCTTAAACAAAGTAGACATGGTCGATGATGAAGAATTACTGGAATTAGTCGAAATGGAAGTTCGCGAACTGCTTGACGAATATGATTTCCCAGGCGATGATACACCAATCGTTGCCGGATCTGCGTTACGCGCTCTTGAAGATCCAGACGGCCCATGGGGAGACAAAATTGTTGAACTAATGACCGCTGTTGATACCTGGATCCCAGATCCAGTTCGTGATACCGACAAACCATTCCTGATGCCAGTTGAAGATGTTTTCTCAATCACTGGCCGTGGAACTGTTGCAACCGGACGTATTGAACGTGGGATTGTCAAAGTTGGCGAAGAAGTTGAAATCGTCGGAATCCATGATGTTCGAAAAACAGTTGTTACCGGAATCGAAATGTTCCGAAAATTACTGGACGAAGGTCGATCAGGCGACAACGTCGGCGCATTACTGCGTGGGGTTGACCGTACTCAAATCGAACGTGGTCAAGTATTAGCTAAACCAGGTTCCATCAAACCACATACCCATTATCAATCAGAAGTATATGTATTAACCAAAGAAGAAGGCGGACGTCATACTCCATTCTTTGATGGCTATCGACCACAGTTCTACTTTAGAACAACTGACGTAACTGGTATCATCAAATTACCAGAAGGCGTTGAAATGGTAATGCCTGGCGATAACGTTCAAATGGAAATCACTTTGATCACACCAATCGCGATCGAAGAAGGCTTACGTTTTGCGATTCGTGAAGGCGGCCGAACCGTTGGTTCTGGTGTTGTTGCCAAAATGCTTGCTGACGCATAA
- a CDS encoding asparaginase domain-containing protein produces the protein MEKIPKILLLLTGGTIGSAVNDHCINVDSSRGDDLLSIYKDLNKPDIDFEIVRPYNILSENAEPKHWLQIIETLNSYNLRDYTGVIIAHGSDTLPYTGAALCYGIETPLIPIVLVAANYAIGEPKSNAIVNFSASIDFICNLKLPGFYAIYQNSDDVTYVHLASRLQEADWLKDDFTSFGEPLGVFDQRGLCCAPNSKNPTMLKLYNPTSEDIPVVTDFRYEILALRAYPGLNYEVIDLRKRPIRAVLHSLYHCGSGNVTGENGTSLLSFIKNNPNVDHYMISYKNVQGDLYASCQELIAAGGIPLENISFEAAVTKLNFAYNQQECSPINYMKREFFYEYLRDAQENGYVI, from the coding sequence ATGGAAAAAATACCCAAAATCTTATTATTATTAACCGGTGGTACCATTGGCAGCGCCGTTAACGACCACTGCATCAACGTGGATTCAAGTCGTGGTGACGATTTGTTATCCATTTATAAAGATCTGAATAAACCTGATATTGATTTCGAAATTGTTCGCCCCTATAATATTCTTAGTGAAAATGCCGAACCCAAACACTGGCTCCAAATCATCGAAACCCTAAATTCCTATAATCTTAGGGATTATACCGGTGTCATCATTGCGCATGGGTCGGATACCCTGCCTTATACCGGAGCCGCCCTTTGCTATGGTATTGAAACACCCTTGATTCCGATTGTTTTAGTCGCTGCAAACTATGCCATTGGCGAACCTAAAAGCAACGCGATTGTTAATTTTTCGGCCAGCATCGACTTTATCTGTAACTTAAAACTGCCAGGGTTTTATGCTATTTATCAGAACAGCGATGATGTCACTTACGTGCACCTTGCGTCCAGATTGCAGGAAGCCGATTGGCTCAAAGACGATTTTACCAGCTTTGGCGAACCTTTGGGGGTTTTTGATCAACGGGGACTGTGCTGTGCACCCAACTCCAAAAATCCGACCATGTTAAAGCTCTATAACCCGACATCAGAAGATATCCCCGTTGTCACCGACTTCCGTTATGAGATACTGGCGCTGCGAGCCTATCCCGGCTTAAATTACGAGGTTATCGACCTGCGAAAACGCCCGATCAGAGCGGTGCTTCACTCGTTATATCATTGTGGCAGCGGAAATGTAACTGGTGAAAACGGCACCTCGCTTTTGTCTTTTATTAAAAACAACCCAAATGTTGACCATTACATGATTTCTTATAAAAACGTGCAGGGCGATCTCTACGCGTCCTGTCAGGAACTCATTGCTGCTGGCGGGATTCCGCTGGAAAATATTTCGTTTGAAGCTGCCGTCACCAAATTAAATTTCGCTTATAATCAACAGGAATGTTCTCCGATAAACTACATGAAGCGAGAATTTTTCTATGAATATTTGAGAGATGCTCAAGAAAATGGGTATGTAATATAG
- a CDS encoding corrinoid protein, which produces MSKIQEVKEKVEIGKTKLVAGLVQEALDEGNAPGEILQAMVESMSVVGEKFSSGEIFVPEMLIAAKAMAKGVDVLRPLMAGDTSASLGTCIIGTVAGDLHDIGKNLVSMMIESAGFTMVDLGVDVPAERFVEAVKENENVTLVACSGLLTTTMPALKEAVQTIKASGLDVKVIVGGAPVTPEYAAEIGADGFAPDAGSAAVKAKEMVA; this is translated from the coding sequence ATGTCAAAAATTCAAGAAGTTAAAGAAAAAGTAGAAATTGGTAAAACTAAACTGGTTGCCGGCCTGGTTCAGGAAGCATTAGACGAAGGCAACGCACCTGGCGAAATTCTGCAAGCGATGGTTGAATCCATGAGCGTAGTTGGCGAAAAATTCTCATCCGGAGAAATCTTTGTTCCCGAAATGCTGATTGCGGCTAAAGCAATGGCAAAAGGCGTTGATGTTTTACGTCCACTGATGGCTGGCGACACTTCAGCATCTTTAGGAACCTGTATTATCGGAACCGTTGCCGGCGATTTACATGATATCGGTAAAAACCTGGTTTCAATGATGATCGAAAGTGCCGGATTCACCATGGTTGATCTAGGCGTTGATGTTCCAGCCGAACGATTTGTCGAAGCTGTTAAAGAAAACGAAAACGTTACTTTAGTTGCCTGCTCAGGTCTGTTAACCACCACCATGCCAGCTCTTAAAGAAGCGGTGCAAACCATTAAAGCCAGCGGACTTGATGTTAAAGTTATCGTTGGTGGTGCTCCTGTAACCCCAGAATACGCAGCTGAAATCGGCGCTGATGGATTTGCTCCAGATGCCGGTAGTGCCGCTGTTAAAGCGAAAGAAATGGTTGCATAA
- a CDS encoding NAD(P)/FAD-dependent oxidoreductase: MYDVAIIGAGIIGTSIARALSRYQLSVVLFDKEDDVSMGATKANSAIVHGGFAEAHSKVKGGLCYKGRIQFDQLNKELNFGFEKIGSLVLAFEEDQLPKLKELYENGLANGVDDLEIINHDQIMAMEPNVNPNVKYALYCKGAGVCSPYEMAIALAENAVANGVELLLNTEIIQIAKTNDGFDLTDQNEKRYHSRYVINAGGVTSDSVSQMVGVDYFTITPRTGEYILMVRGSASIINTVLFQMPTKMGKGILVTPTYYGNLLIGPDAVNEDTVDKSTHSERLLKIFNEAKHTTDKLNIKQFIRSFTGVRAVSSTDDFIIEATPVNGFINCAGIQSPGLTSSPAIAEMVLNLLKELNCPFEEDPSFNPYRAPIITRTELKPVKEIQPLVDMESSPEKIICRCEQVTEATIIDAMNRGIPVTTIDGIKRRTRAGCGWCQGTFCRPRVAEVMERVLGHEIDAGFDTEHSGVNRVGKNEIVDYIQNNTK, translated from the coding sequence ATGTATGATGTTGCTATAATCGGAGCCGGGATCATTGGAACTTCCATTGCCCGGGCTTTAAGTCGTTACCAATTATCCGTTGTTCTGTTTGACAAAGAAGATGATGTGTCGATGGGGGCAACCAAGGCTAATTCTGCCATTGTTCATGGTGGCTTTGCCGAAGCCCACTCAAAAGTCAAGGGTGGCCTATGTTATAAAGGAAGAATACAATTTGATCAGTTAAACAAAGAATTAAATTTCGGTTTTGAAAAAATCGGGTCGCTGGTTCTTGCATTTGAAGAAGATCAACTGCCGAAACTCAAGGAACTTTATGAAAATGGTTTGGCTAATGGCGTGGATGACCTGGAAATTATTAATCATGATCAGATCATGGCAATGGAACCCAATGTGAACCCCAACGTCAAGTATGCTCTTTACTGCAAAGGTGCCGGTGTCTGTTCGCCTTATGAAATGGCTATCGCCCTTGCTGAAAACGCCGTTGCCAATGGCGTTGAGCTTCTACTGAATACCGAAATTATTCAGATTGCCAAAACAAATGACGGCTTTGATCTGACCGACCAAAACGAAAAAAGGTACCACTCGCGTTATGTGATCAATGCTGGCGGTGTTACTTCAGATTCGGTATCCCAAATGGTTGGCGTTGACTATTTTACAATCACGCCGCGAACTGGTGAATACATCCTGATGGTACGTGGTTCCGCCAGCATCATCAATACGGTGTTATTCCAGATGCCGACAAAAATGGGTAAGGGCATTCTCGTGACCCCCACTTATTATGGAAATCTTCTGATTGGACCAGATGCCGTCAACGAAGATACGGTGGATAAATCGACTCATTCTGAACGCCTCCTCAAAATTTTTAACGAGGCCAAGCATACCACCGATAAGCTCAATATCAAACAATTTATCCGTAGCTTTACCGGGGTCCGGGCGGTGAGCTCAACTGATGACTTTATTATCGAAGCGACTCCGGTTAACGGGTTTATTAACTGCGCCGGTATTCAATCCCCGGGACTGACTTCTTCTCCGGCCATCGCTGAAATGGTTCTTAACCTATTAAAAGAGTTAAACTGTCCGTTTGAAGAAGACCCCAGTTTCAATCCGTATCGGGCACCTATTATTACCCGCACCGAACTGAAGCCCGTTAAAGAAATCCAACCACTGGTGGATATGGAGTCCAGTCCTGAAAAAATAATTTGCCGTTGCGAACAGGTCACTGAAGCAACCATCATTGACGCCATGAATCGGGGCATTCCCGTAACCACTATTGATGGTATCAAACGTCGTACCCGGGCCGGTTGCGGTTGGTGTCAGGGAACTTTCTGTCGTCCCCGAGTCGCTGAAGTGATGGAACGTGTTCTTGGCCATGAAATTGACGCCGGTTTTGATACTGAACATAGTGGCGTCAATCGGGTTGGAAAAAATGAAATTGTCGATTATATTCAAAACAACACTAAGTAA
- a CDS encoding uroporphyrinogen decarboxylase family protein — protein MLTVKENLKEVMTGGKPDRFVKQYEFLQMIMSVPSGRIKPQLGEEVINEWGVTIRWPEGQIASFPVHDAQHVVLEDVTEWKKYVKAPSMERPAGAWDQAIADANAVDRDNKYVGAFIAPGLFEMTHYLMGMENALMSFYEEPEAMHELIDYLTDFELDYAKALVENLHPDAILHHDDWGSQISTFLSPAMFEEFFLESYKKIYGFYKANGVELIVHHSDSFAATLVPNMIEMGIDIWQGVMNTNNIPEMIKQYGDKITFMGGIHSGIIDHPDWSQEQIAAEVKRTCEENGKLYFIPSSCQGLPGSSFPGVYEATDVEVEKMTKELF, from the coding sequence ATGTTAACTGTAAAAGAGAATTTAAAAGAAGTCATGACCGGTGGAAAACCAGATCGTTTTGTCAAACAATATGAATTTCTACAAATGATTATGAGCGTACCATCTGGTCGTATCAAACCCCAACTAGGTGAAGAAGTAATCAATGAATGGGGTGTTACCATCCGTTGGCCAGAAGGTCAAATTGCCTCTTTCCCAGTACATGATGCGCAACATGTTGTTCTCGAAGATGTTACCGAATGGAAAAAATATGTTAAAGCTCCAAGTATGGAACGACCTGCAGGGGCATGGGATCAGGCCATTGCTGACGCAAACGCCGTTGATCGGGACAATAAATATGTTGGTGCATTCATCGCTCCCGGCTTATTTGAAATGACCCATTATCTGATGGGTATGGAGAATGCCCTAATGAGTTTCTATGAAGAACCGGAAGCCATGCATGAACTGATCGATTATTTAACAGATTTTGAACTGGATTATGCCAAAGCATTGGTTGAAAATCTGCATCCTGATGCAATTTTGCATCATGACGACTGGGGCAGCCAGATTTCCACCTTCCTTTCTCCGGCAATGTTTGAAGAATTCTTTTTAGAATCCTACAAAAAAATCTATGGTTTTTACAAAGCGAACGGCGTTGAACTGATTGTTCATCACAGCGACAGTTTTGCTGCAACATTGGTACCCAACATGATCGAAATGGGAATCGATATCTGGCAGGGCGTTATGAATACGAACAATATTCCTGAAATGATCAAACAATACGGCGACAAGATTACCTTTATGGGTGGAATCCACAGCGGCATCATCGATCATCCAGACTGGTCACAAGAACAGATTGCAGCTGAAGTCAAAAGAACATGTGAAGAAAACGGAAAGCTTTATTTCATTCCAAGTTCATGTCAGGGATTGCCAGGAAGTTCATTCCCAGGCGTTTACGAAGCTACCGATGTCGAAGTTGAAAAAATGACCAAAGAACTATTCTAG
- a CDS encoding methyltetrahydrofolate cobalamin methyltransferase → MIIIGEKINGAIPSTAKAIAAKDGEFIKNLAKIQTEASVDYIDVCASVDDDIELETMKWLIDLVQEVTETPIAVDSPNVYTCIESMKYCNKPGLFNSVSLEGDKIDAAFKAIADTKWECVALLNSDKGIPKTAKDRLDVFADLMAKVKEYGIDPSRMHIDPLVEMLCTSEDGIAMVVEVIRSIKEQYPTIHVTGAVSNISFNLPARKMVNMGFTVLAMNAGLDSAILDPTNGDLMGIIFATEALLGEDDYCMEYIGAYREGIFGQKK, encoded by the coding sequence TTGATTATTATTGGAGAAAAAATTAACGGTGCGATCCCTTCAACAGCTAAGGCCATCGCAGCCAAAGACGGAGAATTCATTAAAAATCTGGCAAAAATTCAAACCGAAGCCAGTGTTGATTACATCGATGTCTGTGCTTCAGTTGATGATGACATTGAACTAGAAACCATGAAATGGTTGATTGACCTGGTTCAGGAAGTCACCGAAACCCCGATTGCTGTGGATAGCCCTAACGTCTATACCTGCATCGAATCCATGAAATACTGCAACAAACCCGGTTTGTTCAATTCCGTATCACTTGAAGGCGATAAAATAGACGCCGCATTTAAAGCGATTGCTGATACCAAATGGGAATGTGTAGCATTGTTGAACAGTGACAAAGGGATTCCTAAAACTGCCAAGGATCGTCTCGACGTCTTTGCTGATTTAATGGCCAAAGTAAAAGAATATGGCATTGATCCATCCCGAATGCATATTGATCCATTGGTTGAAATGCTGTGTACTTCCGAAGATGGGATTGCCATGGTCGTTGAAGTGATCCGCAGCATTAAAGAACAATACCCAACCATCCATGTCACCGGAGCAGTCAGCAATATTTCGTTTAACCTGCCAGCTCGTAAAATGGTCAACATGGGTTTCACCGTCCTGGCGATGAATGCCGGTCTGGACAGTGCCATCCTTGACCCAACCAATGGGGATCTGATGGGCATTATCTTTGCCACCGAAGCATTATTAGGTGAAGATGATTATTGTATGGAATATATTGGCGCTTATCGTGAAGGTATTTTCGGACAAAAAAAATAG
- a CDS encoding MFS transporter, translating into MEKKPLSSGLKKFFGVGDLGFTLMSNVEVFYFAYFLTNIAKFDLGTTAIIMTLTSTVDMVLSPFYGGFIDALKPMKWGKYRSYLLVIPPIVVVLYTLMFTVIGTGIVPMVIICIAFITSHVAWNFSYVANIALIPTISSSPEDRTQLSATRGAYANVGKIIFSAMGLATIMWVGGVVGNPVLGFTISAFAMACIYWIGYFIHFKLTSGYEVTYEEGAVNTNIAKKEKITIGDMARSLVQNPHLLVLLLADVARWTVNFVCAGSAVYFFTYVANDVAMFSIYLLVANIMAVIGSYLSKYVAAKLSTRTAALIGCYGLGVFLIGCQFVVGNIMLVLIVLSCAQFFLGFLYALMVALYGDASVYSEWKTGKAASSWVMGLSNLPLKLAIFIKGLIIPAMLASVGFVAKMDPATATPELKAGITTLFCTIPGCTVLAGAVLLTFGYRLTTEKVKQYQTEIDARNKITE; encoded by the coding sequence ATGGAAAAAAAACCCTTAAGTTCAGGGCTTAAAAAATTCTTTGGTGTCGGGGATCTTGGTTTTACTCTGATGTCGAATGTCGAAGTTTTTTATTTTGCATATTTTTTAACAAACATCGCAAAATTTGATTTGGGAACAACTGCAATAATTATGACCTTAACAAGTACAGTAGATATGGTATTGTCACCTTTCTATGGTGGATTTATTGATGCTCTTAAACCAATGAAATGGGGAAAATACAGATCGTATTTGTTGGTAATACCACCAATCGTCGTGGTTCTCTATACATTGATGTTTACAGTTATTGGCACTGGAATCGTACCAATGGTCATCATCTGTATCGCTTTCATTACTTCACATGTGGCTTGGAACTTCTCTTACGTTGCTAATATAGCACTAATACCAACAATTTCGTCTTCTCCAGAAGATCGAACACAATTATCCGCAACACGAGGCGCTTATGCAAATGTTGGGAAAATTATCTTCTCAGCAATGGGTTTGGCAACTATTATGTGGGTTGGCGGTGTAGTTGGAAATCCAGTACTCGGATTCACAATTTCTGCATTCGCAATGGCTTGTATTTACTGGATCGGCTATTTCATTCACTTCAAACTGACAAGTGGATATGAAGTAACATATGAAGAAGGTGCAGTAAACACTAATATTGCCAAGAAAGAAAAAATAACCATTGGCGATATGGCTAGATCATTAGTTCAGAACCCACATTTGTTAGTATTACTTTTAGCCGATGTCGCACGTTGGACAGTTAACTTTGTCTGTGCCGGTTCGGCAGTATACTTCTTTACCTACGTGGCAAACGATGTTGCAATGTTTAGTATTTACTTATTGGTTGCAAATATTATGGCGGTAATTGGCTCATATTTAAGTAAATATGTTGCCGCAAAATTGTCAACACGAACTGCGGCACTGATTGGTTGCTACGGTTTAGGCGTATTCTTAATCGGCTGTCAATTCGTTGTTGGTAATATCATGCTTGTCCTAATCGTCCTTTCCTGTGCGCAGTTCTTCTTAGGATTCCTATACGCATTGATGGTTGCTTTATACGGTGATGCATCAGTTTACAGTGAATGGAAAACAGGAAAAGCAGCATCAAGCTGGGTTATGGGATTATCGAATTTACCATTGAAACTTGCTATCTTCATCAAAGGTTTGATCATTCCGGCAATGCTGGCTTCAGTAGGCTTCGTTGCAAAAATGGATCCTGCTACTGCCACACCGGAATTAAAAGCTGGTATTACGACTTTATTCTGTACAATTCCAGGTTGTACGGTTCTTGCTGGTGCAGTTCTGTTAACATTTGGATATCGTTTAACAACAGAAAAAGTAAAACAATATCAGACTGAAATAGACGCAAGAAACAAAATAACAGAATAG